The nucleotide sequence GACCCGGCGGCGGCTACTATCTGGCGAAACCCCTGGCCGACGTCAGCGTCGCCGACATCATCCGCGCGGTCGACGAGCCGATCGATGCGACCCAGTGCGGCGGCAAGGAAAACTGCCACGACGAGCATCGCTGTCTGACGCACGACCTGTGGGTGGGCCTCAACTCCCACATCTACGACTATCTCGACAACGTCACGCTCGCCTCGCTGGTCGCCAAGCAGGACGAGTGCAAGGAAAAGGTATTGCAGGATCGTCGCGCGTCGAAAATGACGCTCGCGGTTTGAAACGATAGATTAAGGTCAAACGATGAAAACGATTTACTTCGACTATTCCGCCACCACTCCGGTCGATCCGCGCGTCGCCGACAAGATGATCCCGTACCTGACCGAGCACTTCGGCAATCCGGCGTCGCGCTCGCATCCATTCGGCTGGGAAGCCGAGGCTGCCGTCGAGGCGGCGCGCGGCCATATCGCGGCGCTGGTGGGCGCGGACCCGAAGGAAATCGTGTTCACCTCGGGCGCCACCGAGTCTAACAACCTCGCCATCAAGGGCGCCGGCCATTTCTACTCGGGCACCAAGGGCAAGCACATCATCACCGTCCGCACCGAGCACAAGGCCGTGCTCGACACCGTGCGCGAGATGGAGCGCCAGGGTTTCGAGGCGACTTATCTCAACGTCAAGGAAAACGGCCTGCTCGACCTCGACGAGTTTCGCGCCGCGATCCGTCCCGACACGGTGCTGGCGTCGGTGATGGCGGTCAACAACGAGATCGGCGTGATCCAGGATATCGACGCGCTCGGCAAGATCTGCCGCGAGAAGGGCGTGGTGTTCCACGTCGACGCGGCGCAGGCGACCGGCAAAATGCCGATCGACCTGAAGACGCTGCCGGTCGATCTGATGTCGTTCTCGGCGCACAAGACCTACGGCCCCAAGGGCATCGGCGCCCTGTACGTGCGCCGCAAGCCGCGCATCCGCCTCGAGGCCCAGATGCACGGCGGCGGGCACGAGCGCGGCATGCGTTCGGGCACGCTCGCGACGCACCAGATCGTCGGCATGGGTGAAGCCTTCCGCATCGCCCGCGAGGAAATGGCGACCGAGAACGAGCGTATCCGCATGCTCCGCGACCGCCTCTATGCGGGCCTCAAGGATATCGAGGAAGTGCACCTGAACGGCGACCTCGATCGCCGCGTGCCGCACAACCTCAACGTCAGCTTCAACTTCGTCGAGGGCGAGTCGCTGATCATGGCGATCAAGGACCTGGCTGTCTCGTCGGGTTCGGCCTGCACCTCGGCGAGCCTCGAGCCGTCCTACGTGTTGCGCGCGCTCGGCCGCAGCGACGAGCTCGCGCACAGCTCGATCCGCTTCTCGATCGGCCGCTTCACGACCGAGCAGGAAGTGGACTACGCGATCAAGCTCCTGCACGAGAAGATCGGCAAGCTGCGCGAACTGTCCCCGCTGTGGGAAATGTTCAAGGAAGGCATCGATCTCAATACTGTGCAGTGGGCGGCACACTGATTTTTTGGGGGTCGGGATTCAGGGATCAGGATTCAGAGGAGGTGCGGTCGGTGGCCGCACCAAGTTAGAAAGCGCGAAGCACCGCGCCCGACCCCTGGCCCTGAATCCTGACCCCTGCACTGAAAGGAGCAAGAAATGTCATACAGCGACAAGGTACTCGACCACTACGAAAACCCGCGCAACGTCGGCGCTTTCAACAAGGAAGACGAAGGCGTCGGGACCGGCATGGTCGGCGCGCCCGCGTGCGGCGACGTCATGAAGCTGCAGATCAAGGTCGGCAAGGACGGCTTGATCGAAGACGCGAAGTTCAAGACCTACGGCTGCGGATCGGCGATCGCCTCGTCGTCGCTCGTGACCGAGTGGGTCAAGGGCAAGACGCTCGATCAGGCGATGGAAATCAAGAACACGGCGATCGCGGAAGAACTCGCGCTGCCGCCGGTGAAGATCCACTGCTCGATTCTCGCCGAAGACGCGATCAAGGCGGCTGTCGCCGACTACAAGCAGAAGAAGGGTCTGGAGTAAGCCATGGCCGTCACATTGTCCGAGCGCGCAGCGCAACACGTTACCAACTTCCTCGCCAAACGCGGCAAGGGCGTGGGCATCCGTCTCGGCGTGCGCACCAGTGGCTGCTCCGGCATGGCCTACAAACTGGAATTCGCCGACGAGACGCCCGAGGGCGACGAGGTCTTCACCAGCCACGGCGTCACCGTCTTCGTCGATCCGAAGAGTCTGCCCTACATCGACGGGACCGAGCTCGACTACACGCGCGAAGGCCTGAACGAGGGGTTCAAGTTCAACAACCCCAACGTCAAGGACGCGTGCGGCTGCGGCGAGTCGTTCAACGTTTAAGGGATCAGGGGTCGGGGTTCGGGGGTCAGGGTTCTTGTGCGGCCCATGGCCGCGCCTTTCGGAATGCGCAGCACAAGGCCCCCTGAATCGTGATCCCTGAATCCTGATCCCTGAAAATGAATTTCACCCGCAACCATTTCGAACTGTTCGGTCTGCCCACGGCGTATGCACTCGACCGCGACCGCCTCGACGCGGCTTACCGCGAGTTGCAGAATACCGTGCATCCCGACCGTTTCGCCGCCCAGCCCGAAGCCGAACAGCGCGTCGCGATGCAGTGGGCGACGCAGGTGAACGAGGCTTATCGCACCTTGCGCGACCCGGTCAGCCGCGGCGTGTACCTGCTGCGCTTGCAGGGCATCGATGCGCTCGACGCGAGCAATACCAAAATGGCCCCGGCATTCCTGATGCAGCAGATGGAATGGCGCGAGGCGATCGACGCTGCGCGGGTCGACCAGAGCATCGAAGCGCTCGACGCGCTGACCGATGAGTTGCGCAGCGCGCATCGTCGCATCGAGGCCGAACTCGCGAGCCTGATCGACACCGCGAAGGATTTCGCCGCGGCGTCGGAAGCGGTGCGCCAACTGCGGTTCATGGACAAACTCATCGCCGAGCTTGGCGACGTTTACGAAGAATTGGAAGCTTAGGCATGGCCCTGCTGCAGATTTCCGAACCTGGCATGTCGAGCGCGCCGCATCAGCATCGCCTCGCCGTCGGCATCGACCTCGGGACGACCAACACGCTCGTGGCGACGGTGCGCTCGGGCCTTGCCGTCGTGCTCGACGACGAGGCGGGGCGCTCGCTTCTGCCTTCGGTCGTGCGCTACCGTCCCGACGGTGCCATCGACGTCGGCTATCCCGCGCAGGCCGCGCAAAACGTCGATCCGCACAACACCATCGTTTCGGTGAAACGCTTCATGGGCCGCGGCATCGCCGACATCGACGACATCGCCAGTCTGCCGTATCGCTTCGTCGACGCGCCGGGCATGGTGCAGCTCAAGACCGCTGCCGGCGTGAAGAGCCCGGTCGAAATCTCGGCCGAGATCCTGAAACTGATGCGCGAGCGCGCCGAAGCGTCGATGGGCGGCGAACTGGTCGGCGCGGTGATCACGGTGCCGGCCTATTTCGACGACGCTCAGCGCCAGGCGACCAAGGACGCCGCGCAACTCGCCGGCCTCAATGTACTGCGCCTGTTGAACGAACCCACGGCGGCCGCGATCGCCTATGGCCTCGACAATGCGTCCGAAGGCGTCTACGCGGTATACGACCTCGGCGGCGGCACCTTCGATATTTCGATTCTCCGCCTCGCGCGCGGCGTTTTTGAGGTGCTCGCAACGAATGGCGACTCGGCGCTCGGTGGCGACGATTTCGACCAGCGCGTGTTCTGCTGGATGCTCGAGCAGGGCCGTTTTGCCCCGCTCTCCGCGAGCGACGCGCGCCTGCTGCTGACCAAGGCGCGCGACGCCAAGGAGGCCTTGACCGAACACAGCGAGGTCCGCGTCACCGCTGTGCTGTCGACCGGTGAAATGATGGACGCGACGCTGACGCAGCGCGATTTCAACGCCATGACCGCGAGTCTCGTAGCGAAGACGCTCGCGCCCACGCGCAAGGCGCTGCGCGACGCCGGCCTGGCGGCGGACGAGGTCAAGGGCGTCGTCATGGTCGGCGGCTCGACGCGCATGCCGTGCATCCGCCAGGCGGTCGCCGATTTCTTCAAGCAGACGCCGCTCACCAACCTCGACCCCGACAAGGTCGTCGCGCTCGGCGCGGCGATGCAGGCCGACGTGCTGGCAGGCAACCGCGGCGGCGACGACTGGCTGCTGCTCGACGTGATCCCGCTGTCGCTGGGTCTGGAGACCATGGGTGGGCTGACCGAGAAGGTGATTCCGCGCAACACGACGATTCCGACCGCGCGCGCCCAGGATTTCACGACCTTCAAGGATGGCCAGACGGCGATGAGCGTGCACGTGCTGCAGGGCGAGCGTGAACTCGCGGCGAACTGCCGCTCGCTGGCGCGGTTCGAGCTGCGCGGCATCCCGCCGATGGTCGCGGGCGCCGCGCGCATCCGCGTGACCTTCCAGGTCGACGCCGACGGTCTGCTCGCCGTGTCGGCGCGCGAACAGAGCACAGGCGTCGAGGCGAGCATCCAGGTCAAGCCTTCGTACGGGCTCGCCGATGAAGACATCACGCGCATGCTGAAGGACGCGTTCACGCACGCGAAGGACGACATGTACGCGCGTGCGCTCAACGAGCAGATCGTCGAAGCCCAGGGCCTGATTGCCGCGACCCGCGCCGCGCTCGCCGAAGACGGCGCACTGCTGGACGATGCGGAGATGGCGGCGATCGAGGCGGGCATCGCCGGCCTTGAAAAATTGATGGCGGGTCCCGATCATCAGGCGATCAAGCGCGGCATCGAGGCGCTGAACGCCACGACGACCGGCTTCGCCCAGCGTCGCATGGACCGCAACGTGCGACGCGCGATGGCCGGCCAGAAGCTCGAAACCTTCGATTGACGCGGCGTCCCGCCGCAACCTTACCCGCGGTTCGACCGCACGAATAGCGCCCTACGGAAGAATCATGCCCCAACTCATCGTACTGCCCCACGTCGAACTCTGCCCCGAAGGCATCGTGATCGAGGCCAAAAGCGGCGAAACGATCTGTGATACGCTGCTTGCGAACGGCGTCGAGATCGAGCACGCCTGCGAAAAATCGTGCGCCTGCACGACCTGCCACGTCGTCGTCCGCGAAGGTTTCAATTCCCTGGCGCCCTCGAGCGAGGACGAGGACGACCTGCTCGACAAGGCATGGGGACTCGAACCGCAGTCGCGGCTGTCTTGCCAGGCGCGCATCGCGAACGAAGATCTCGTAATCGAAATTCCGAAATACACCATCAACATGGTGAAAGAAGGGCATTGAACATGAAGTGGACTGACACGCTGGACATTGCGATCGAACTCGCCGAAGCCCACCCGGAAATCGACCCGCGCACGATCCGCTTCACCGATCTGCACACTTGGGTCATGGAACTCCCGGATTTCGACGACGACCCCAACCACTCGGGCGAGAAAATTCTCGAGGCGATCCAGATGGCGTGGATCGACGAGGTCAGCTGAGCGTTCGGCCGATCGACACGGTGAACAGAAATGAAAAACGGGGCGCGGGCCCCGTTTTTCATTTGCCGAACGCGTTTCAGAATTTGAAGACGACGCCAGCGGTAAGGAGATCGATATCGGCTTCGCCCGTGCTGTCCGGGTCGCCGACTTCGAAGTAGCGTTCCCATTCGACGCGCAGGCCGACCGATTTGGTGAGGTTGTATTGCGCGCCGAGACCCAGCGACCACGAGACGTCGGTGTCGCCCTCGTTGCCCCGCGCGCCTGCAACCGCGCCCTCGACTTCGGTATTCAGGATGTTCATGCCGCCGCGGCCGAGCAGCGTGAACTTCGGGCCGAGCGCGTAGGAACCGACGAGCTGCAGGATCATGCCGTGGGTGCCGCGGGTGCCGGTCGGCGCGCTGTACTCGACTTCGCCGAGTTCGACATAGCCGACTTCCATCGAGATGAATTCGTTGACTTCGAGACCGCCGTAGATTTTCCAGGCGGTATCGGCGTCGTCGCAGGTACCCGTGATGCAGGAATCGGTCGTCGATTCGCCGGCACTCGCGCCGACGTACGGGGCGAGCGTGAAATCGAAGAAACCGGCGGTTGCCGGCGCCGACATGGCCATGGCCGATGCCAGCGCAGCGGAGACAAGCAGCTTGCGCATAGTGACACTCCTCCAAAAATTATTGTGATGTTGAAAACGCGCTTGCTCCCGCACCGCGGACGGCGCAGGCAAGCCCTCGGCAGATTACGGGATTTCGCCCGTTTCCGGTAGCGGAGCGTCTTATCTTACGGCCGCGCTGCGCCGCTTCCGACTGCGCGAAGAGCCAGTTTTGTCTATCTTGAGAACGGGTGCGCGCTTGCACCGGCCCCCGCTTTCCCGTCTGCCGCAGGAACCGAATGGAAGAAAATGACCCGCTCTGGTACAAGGACGCAATTGTCTACGAACTGCACGTCAAGGCGTTCTTCGACGCCAACGGCGATGGCGCGGGCGACTTCCGGGGCCTGATCAGCAAGCTCGACTATCTCCAGGAACTCGGCGTCAACGCGCTCTGGCTGTTGCCGTTCTACCCGTCTCCGGGCCGCGACGACGGCTACGACATCTCGGATTACCACAACCTCCACCCCTCGTTCGGCGACATGGCCGACTTCCGCAGGTTCATCCGCGAAGCGCACCAGCGCGGACTGCGTGTCATCACCGAGCTCGTCGTCAACCACACCTCCGACCAGCATCCGTGGTTCCAGGCGGCGCGGCGCGCGCCGCCTGGTTCGGTCAAGCGCAACTATTACGTGTGGAGCGATACCGACACGCGCTTCAGCGAAACGCGCATCATCTTTTCGGATACCGAGAAATCGAACTGGGCGTGGGATGAAGTCGCGCAGGCCTACTACTGGCATCGCTTCTTCTCCCACCAGCCCGATCTCAACTTCAACAACCCGCACGTCTTCAAGGCCATCATGCGCACGATGCGCTTCTGGTTCGATGCGGGCGTCGATGGCATGCGGCTCGACGCCGTTCCCTACCTGTGCGAGCGCGACGGCACGAGCAACGAAAATCTGCCCGAGACGCACGCGGTCATCCGAAGGATGCGCGCCGAACTCGACGCGCGCTACAGCAACCGCATGTTCCTCGCCGAAGCCAACCAGTGGCCCGAGGACGTGCGCGAGTATTTCGGCAACGGCGACGAGTGCCACATGGCCTACCACTTCCCGCTGATGCCGCGCATGTACATGGCGATCGCGCAGGAGGATCGCCACCCGATCGTCGAAATCATGGAACAGACACCGGACATCCCCGACCTTTGCCAGTGGGCCGTGTTTCTGCGCAACCATGACGAACTGACGCTCGAGATGGTGACCGACCGCGAACGCGACTATCTCTATCAGGCCTACGCGAGCGACCCGCAGGCCCGCCTCAATCTCGGCATCCGCCGCCGCCTGGCGCCCTTGCTCGACAACGACCGCCACCGCATCGAGTTGATGAATCTGCTGCTGATGACGATGCCGGGCTCGCCGATCGTCTATTACGGCGACGAGATCGGCATGGGCGACAACCTCCTGCTCGGCGACCGCAACGGCGTGCGCACGCCGATGCAATGGGACGGCGGCCCCAACGGCGGATTCTCGTCCGCGCCGACCGAGCGTCTGTTCCTGCCGCCGATCACCGATCCGGTCTACGGCTACGGCGCGGTAAACGTCGAGGCGCAGCAGCGCAATCCCTCGTCGCTGCTGAACTGGACCCGGCGGCTGATCGCAATGCGCAAGGCGCACCGCGCGCTCGGTCGCGGCACGCTGCGCTTCCTGCGGCCTGGCAACCGCAAGGTGCTCGCCTATCTCCGCGAATACGAGGGCGAGACGATTCTGTGCGTGGCCAACGTCGCGCGTGCGCCGCAGGCCGTCGAACTCGATCTCTCGCCCTTCAAGGGACACGTGCCGGTCGAACTGATGGGGCGCAGCAGCTTCCCGCCGATCGGCGAGTTGCCCTATCTGCTGACGCTCGGCGGATACGGCTGTTTCGTGTTCCGGCTCGCGACCGACGTCGAGGCGCCGGCCTGGCACGAAGAAAGGCCGGTGCCGCCCGATCTGCCCGTGCTCGTTTTGGTCGACGCGGGCTGGCGCACGCTCTTCGCGCGGACCGACGAAGGCGTGAACCAGCTCATGGTGCGGCGTGCACGCGAGCAGCTCGAGCGCCAGATCATTCCGCGCTACTTCCGGACGCAGCCGTGGTTCGTCTACAGCGAGGCCGCGCTCGAGAAATTCGAGTTCGGGACCTTGCGCGAGTGGGGGACCGACAGCGGAACCTGGCTGCTCGCGACCGTCACCGTCACGCTCCTCGACGGCAGCATTTATCACTACGCGCTGCCGCTGGGCCTCGCCTGGGAAGACGAAGACGAAGGCCGCGTCGCCGCCCTGCTGCACGTGACGCTCGCCAAGGTGCGGCGGCTGGCGCGGGTCGGCATCCTGTTCGACGCCTTCTGGGACGACGGCTTCTGTTGCGCGATCGTCTCCGCCATGGAGCGCGGCGAGACGCTTGCCTACGGCGACGGCCACCTGACGTTCCGCACGGCCAGCGCCTACCCCGGATTCTTCTGTCCGCTTGTCACGTCGTCGATCACCCGTACGGTCTCCGAACACGGGCGTCTGCGCGTGAATCTCAACGACCAGCTGGTCCTGAAAAGCTATCCGCGACAAATGCAGGGCACGCATCCCGAGCTCGAGATGTCCCGGTTCCTCACCGAGACCGCGAAGTTTGCGCACATCCCGCAACTCGGCGGCACGGTCGAATACGTCGCGAGCAGCGGCAGGCACTCCACGCTCGCGATCCTCGAGCGCTATGCGCCCAACCAGGGCGACGCCTGGGCCTACACGCTCAACTACCTCGAACGTTTTCTCGATCTCAGCCGCACGACGGGCGAGCAGGCGCCCGACGGCCGGCACGGTCGCTACATGGGGCTGATGAAGACGCTCGGCGAGCGCACGGCCGAGTTCCATCGCGCGCTCGCGACCCCGGATCGCTCGGGCGACTTCGGCAGCGAGCCGATCGCGCCGCCGGATATTCTGGAGTGGGTCAACAAGGTACGGCACGAGATGGGCGTGATGTACGAGCTGCTCGAACGTGCCTTGCCGGCTTTGCCGGAGCCCGTGGCCGTCGCCGCGCAGCAGCTTTTTCTCGTTCGCCCCAAGCTCTACCGGCGCGTCATCCGCGCCTCGCGCGTGCGTGTCGACGCGAGCAAGACGCGCTGCCACGGAAACTATCACCTCGGTCAGGTCTGGCTCGTGCAAAACGATTTCCTGATCGCGAATTACGGCGGCATACCCGGCCGCAGCTGGGAAGAACGCCGCGCAAAGCACGCGCCGCTGCGCGACGTCGCTAGCATGCTGCTTTCGCTGTCGCAGGCGGGCGCGGCCGCGCTCGCGCGTGTCGCCGGCGACTCCGTCGATGTGATGGCGGCCCTGCAGCCCCATGTCGACGCATGGGAGCTGGCGGCGCGCAAGGCGTTCTACCGCGGTTACCGCAAGGGCATGGACGGTCATGCCGCGTACCCGACGGACGCGACCGCGGCCGAGGCCTTGCTGACTTTGTTCCTGGCTGAAAAAGCGATTGCGGAGCTGACCGAGGCGCTCGAACGCCGCGCCGTCGGCAGCGCTGCTGCAATGCGTCGGCTGGTTCAGGTGACACGCCGTTGATCGAAGGAGACATTTTGGCGAACGCTCGACACCACGAAATGCCGTTCGGCACCCGGATCACGCCCGAGGGCGTGCGATTTCGCCTGTGGGCGCCGGGATGCGAGCGGGTGATGCTGCACATCGAGGAGGGGGCGGCAGTGGGGCGGATGATGATGCCGAGCGGCGACGGCTGGTTCGAGCTCCTAGTCGATGGGGCAGGTGCGGGAACGCCTTATCGCTTCGAGGTGAACGACGGCCTGCGCGTCCCCGACCCGGCCTCGCGTTTCAATCCCGACGACGTGCACGGAGCGAGCGTCGTCGTCGACCCGACCGCCTTCGCCTGGCGTGACACGGCGTGGAAGGGGCGGCCCTGGGAAGAAGCAGTCGTGTACGAACTGCACGTCGGGACCTTCTCGCCGTCTGGCACCTTCGCCGGCGTGATCGAGCGGCTCGACTACCTCGTCGACCTCGGTGTCACGGCGATCGAGCTGATGCCGGTCGCGGACTTTCCGGGTGTGCACAACTGGGGTTACGACGGCGTCCTGCTGTTTGCGCCGGACAGCCGCTACGGCACGCCCGACGACCTCAAGGCGCTCGTCCAGTCCGCGCACGACAAGGGGCTGATGGTGTTGCTCGACGTCGTCTACAACCATTTCGGCCCCGAGGGGAATTACCTGCATGTGTACGCGCGCAAGTTCTTCAGCGAGCGCCACCACACGCTGTGGGGCGCCGCGATCAACTTCGACGGCTCCGGCAGCCGTACCGTGCGTGATTTCTTCATCCACAACGCGCTCTACTGGCTGCAGGAATACCACTTCGACGGCCTGCGCCTCGACGCGGTGCACGCGATCATCGACGATTCGGCGCGCCACATCCTCACCGAGCTTGCCGAGCGCGTGCACGCAGAGATCGGCAGCGAGCGTGCCGTGCATCTGATCCTCGAGAACGATGCCAACGAAGCGCACCACCTTGGACAAGGTGGCTACACGGCGCAATGGAACGACGACATCCATCACGCGCTGCACGTGCTCGCGACCGGGGAAGCCGACGGCTATTACGGCGACTACGCCGATGCGCCGCTCGTCCACCTCGGCCGCTGCCTGACCGAGGGCTTCGCCTACCAGGGCCAGGCGTCGGCCTACCACGAGGGCGAATCGCGGGGCGAGCCGAGCGGCCATCTCCCGCTGCAGGCTTTCGTCGCCTTCGTGCAAAACCACGATCAGGTGGGGAACCGCGCCTTCGGCGAGCGCCTGACGCAACTCGCTCCGGAATCCGCGCTGCGCGCGGTCGCCGCCGTCCTGCTGCTCGCGCCGTCGGTGCCCATGCTGTTCATGGGCGAGGAGTTCGGCGCGCGGACGCCGTTCCAGTTCTTCTGCGACTTCGGCGGCGAACTGCGGGACGCGGTGACGCAGGGACGGCGGCGGGAGTTCCGCAAGTTCGCGCGCTTTGCCGACCCCGCCGCGCAAGCCGCGATACCCGACCCGAACCGGCCCGAGACGTTTCTCGCGTCGCGGCTCGACTGGTCGGAGGCGGGCGCCGGCGCGCTCGACCAATACCGCGGCCTGCTGAAGCTGAGGCGTGAAACGATCGTCCCGCGCCTGCGCCTGATCGAGCCCGGCTCGGCCGCATTCGAGGTCGTCGCGGGCGTCCTGCGCGTGCGCTGGGGCTTGCACGACGGCGCCTCCCTGCAACTCACGGCCCAT is from Thiobacillus denitrificans ATCC 25259 and encodes:
- the iscR gene encoding Fe-S cluster assembly transcriptional regulator IscR, with amino-acid sequence MRLTTKGRFAVTAMLDLALRGGKNPVTLAGISERQDISLSYLEQLFSRLRRHALVESVRGPGGGYYLAKPLADVSVADIIRAVDEPIDATQCGGKENCHDEHRCLTHDLWVGLNSHIYDYLDNVTLASLVAKQDECKEKVLQDRRASKMTLAV
- a CDS encoding IscS subfamily cysteine desulfurase; this translates as MKTIYFDYSATTPVDPRVADKMIPYLTEHFGNPASRSHPFGWEAEAAVEAARGHIAALVGADPKEIVFTSGATESNNLAIKGAGHFYSGTKGKHIITVRTEHKAVLDTVREMERQGFEATYLNVKENGLLDLDEFRAAIRPDTVLASVMAVNNEIGVIQDIDALGKICREKGVVFHVDAAQATGKMPIDLKTLPVDLMSFSAHKTYGPKGIGALYVRRKPRIRLEAQMHGGGHERGMRSGTLATHQIVGMGEAFRIAREEMATENERIRMLRDRLYAGLKDIEEVHLNGDLDRRVPHNLNVSFNFVEGESLIMAIKDLAVSSGSACTSASLEPSYVLRALGRSDELAHSSIRFSIGRFTTEQEVDYAIKLLHEKIGKLRELSPLWEMFKEGIDLNTVQWAAH
- the iscU gene encoding Fe-S cluster assembly scaffold IscU, yielding MSYSDKVLDHYENPRNVGAFNKEDEGVGTGMVGAPACGDVMKLQIKVGKDGLIEDAKFKTYGCGSAIASSSLVTEWVKGKTLDQAMEIKNTAIAEELALPPVKIHCSILAEDAIKAAVADYKQKKGLE
- the iscA gene encoding iron-sulfur cluster assembly protein IscA; the encoded protein is MAVTLSERAAQHVTNFLAKRGKGVGIRLGVRTSGCSGMAYKLEFADETPEGDEVFTSHGVTVFVDPKSLPYIDGTELDYTREGLNEGFKFNNPNVKDACGCGESFNV
- the hscB gene encoding Fe-S protein assembly co-chaperone HscB, giving the protein MNFTRNHFELFGLPTAYALDRDRLDAAYRELQNTVHPDRFAAQPEAEQRVAMQWATQVNEAYRTLRDPVSRGVYLLRLQGIDALDASNTKMAPAFLMQQMEWREAIDAARVDQSIEALDALTDELRSAHRRIEAELASLIDTAKDFAAASEAVRQLRFMDKLIAELGDVYEELEA
- the hscA gene encoding Fe-S protein assembly chaperone HscA, producing the protein MALLQISEPGMSSAPHQHRLAVGIDLGTTNTLVATVRSGLAVVLDDEAGRSLLPSVVRYRPDGAIDVGYPAQAAQNVDPHNTIVSVKRFMGRGIADIDDIASLPYRFVDAPGMVQLKTAAGVKSPVEISAEILKLMRERAEASMGGELVGAVITVPAYFDDAQRQATKDAAQLAGLNVLRLLNEPTAAAIAYGLDNASEGVYAVYDLGGGTFDISILRLARGVFEVLATNGDSALGGDDFDQRVFCWMLEQGRFAPLSASDARLLLTKARDAKEALTEHSEVRVTAVLSTGEMMDATLTQRDFNAMTASLVAKTLAPTRKALRDAGLAADEVKGVVMVGGSTRMPCIRQAVADFFKQTPLTNLDPDKVVALGAAMQADVLAGNRGGDDWLLLDVIPLSLGLETMGGLTEKVIPRNTTIPTARAQDFTTFKDGQTAMSVHVLQGERELAANCRSLARFELRGIPPMVAGAARIRVTFQVDADGLLAVSAREQSTGVEASIQVKPSYGLADEDITRMLKDAFTHAKDDMYARALNEQIVEAQGLIAATRAALAEDGALLDDAEMAAIEAGIAGLEKLMAGPDHQAIKRGIEALNATTTGFAQRRMDRNVRRAMAGQKLETFD
- the fdx gene encoding ISC system 2Fe-2S type ferredoxin yields the protein MPQLIVLPHVELCPEGIVIEAKSGETICDTLLANGVEIEHACEKSCACTTCHVVVREGFNSLAPSSEDEDDLLDKAWGLEPQSRLSCQARIANEDLVIEIPKYTINMVKEGH
- the iscX gene encoding Fe-S cluster assembly protein IscX produces the protein MKWTDTLDIAIELAEAHPEIDPRTIRFTDLHTWVMELPDFDDDPNHSGEKILEAIQMAWIDEVS
- a CDS encoding outer membrane beta-barrel protein, whose protein sequence is MRKLLVSAALASAMAMSAPATAGFFDFTLAPYVGASAGESTTDSCITGTCDDADTAWKIYGGLEVNEFISMEVGYVELGEVEYSAPTGTRGTHGMILQLVGSYALGPKFTLLGRGGMNILNTEVEGAVAGARGNEGDTDVSWSLGLGAQYNLTKSVGLRVEWERYFEVGDPDSTGEADIDLLTAGVVFKF
- the treS gene encoding maltose alpha-D-glucosyltransferase, which codes for MEENDPLWYKDAIVYELHVKAFFDANGDGAGDFRGLISKLDYLQELGVNALWLLPFYPSPGRDDGYDISDYHNLHPSFGDMADFRRFIREAHQRGLRVITELVVNHTSDQHPWFQAARRAPPGSVKRNYYVWSDTDTRFSETRIIFSDTEKSNWAWDEVAQAYYWHRFFSHQPDLNFNNPHVFKAIMRTMRFWFDAGVDGMRLDAVPYLCERDGTSNENLPETHAVIRRMRAELDARYSNRMFLAEANQWPEDVREYFGNGDECHMAYHFPLMPRMYMAIAQEDRHPIVEIMEQTPDIPDLCQWAVFLRNHDELTLEMVTDRERDYLYQAYASDPQARLNLGIRRRLAPLLDNDRHRIELMNLLLMTMPGSPIVYYGDEIGMGDNLLLGDRNGVRTPMQWDGGPNGGFSSAPTERLFLPPITDPVYGYGAVNVEAQQRNPSSLLNWTRRLIAMRKAHRALGRGTLRFLRPGNRKVLAYLREYEGETILCVANVARAPQAVELDLSPFKGHVPVELMGRSSFPPIGELPYLLTLGGYGCFVFRLATDVEAPAWHEERPVPPDLPVLVLVDAGWRTLFARTDEGVNQLMVRRAREQLERQIIPRYFRTQPWFVYSEAALEKFEFGTLREWGTDSGTWLLATVTVTLLDGSIYHYALPLGLAWEDEDEGRVAALLHVTLAKVRRLARVGILFDAFWDDGFCCAIVSAMERGETLAYGDGHLTFRTASAYPGFFCPLVTSSITRTVSEHGRLRVNLNDQLVLKSYPRQMQGTHPELEMSRFLTETAKFAHIPQLGGTVEYVASSGRHSTLAILERYAPNQGDAWAYTLNYLERFLDLSRTTGEQAPDGRHGRYMGLMKTLGERTAEFHRALATPDRSGDFGSEPIAPPDILEWVNKVRHEMGVMYELLERALPALPEPVAVAAQQLFLVRPKLYRRVIRASRVRVDASKTRCHGNYHLGQVWLVQNDFLIANYGGIPGRSWEERRAKHAPLRDVASMLLSLSQAGAAALARVAGDSVDVMAALQPHVDAWELAARKAFYRGYRKGMDGHAAYPTDATAAEALLTLFLAEKAIAELTEALERRAVGSAAAMRRLVQVTRR
- the treZ gene encoding malto-oligosyltrehalose trehalohydrolase, with translation MANARHHEMPFGTRITPEGVRFRLWAPGCERVMLHIEEGAAVGRMMMPSGDGWFELLVDGAGAGTPYRFEVNDGLRVPDPASRFNPDDVHGASVVVDPTAFAWRDTAWKGRPWEEAVVYELHVGTFSPSGTFAGVIERLDYLVDLGVTAIELMPVADFPGVHNWGYDGVLLFAPDSRYGTPDDLKALVQSAHDKGLMVLLDVVYNHFGPEGNYLHVYARKFFSERHHTLWGAAINFDGSGSRTVRDFFIHNALYWLQEYHFDGLRLDAVHAIIDDSARHILTELAERVHAEIGSERAVHLILENDANEAHHLGQGGYTAQWNDDIHHALHVLATGEADGYYGDYADAPLVHLGRCLTEGFAYQGQASAYHEGESRGEPSGHLPLQAFVAFVQNHDQVGNRAFGERLTQLAPESALRAVAAVLLLAPSVPMLFMGEEFGARTPFQFFCDFGGELRDAVTQGRRREFRKFARFADPAAQAAIPDPNRPETFLASRLDWSEAGAGALDQYRGLLKLRRETIVPRLRLIEPGSAAFEVVAGVLRVRWGLHDGASLQLTAHLSQEPLGEVALEGEVIFATSDAAAAGVLGPWSVVWTLAAAETQA